A genome region from Streptomyces sp. NBC_01296 includes the following:
- a CDS encoding peptide ABC transporter substrate-binding protein — MRGATSAKWVAGAVIVAMAATACSTSKDSNAGGKSGGNITVVLGEPQHGLVGQNTAESEGAEVLNSLFTGLVKYDNKTNEPKLAVAEAIDTTDSKTWTIKIKDGFTFHNGEKVDAASFVRAWNWGANQDNAAEGMPFFSKIEGSDELAPGKDKKPTAKELKGLKVVDEKTFTVTLKDPFSQFKTMLGYNAFYPLPKAFEADPKKFGEAPIGNGPFQMDGAWEHNKQIKIKKYDKYPTEGRAKLDGVTFKIYDNLDTAYNDLRADTIQIVDKLPISAMATVSQEFGDRYIYKPESGVGYIGLPLEQNPEAFGKVEIRKAISMAIDRDAIGKTIFNGTRKPADDFISPIIPGYRKGALGEAGTYNPTKAKELFQQAGGIPGNKIELGYNADGGHKEWIEAVGNQLKANLGIEVTAKPYAKFGDMLDDLGASKYKGAFRMAWSMDYPAAENYLRPIFSKVAIENGSNYGHYQNDAFEAKLAEADKATDAAQGLKLYQEADDIIIKDLPYIPVFTYMSSSAYSKTVKNVEVDAQGRMDLANVELN, encoded by the coding sequence ATGCGCGGAGCAACGAGCGCCAAGTGGGTCGCGGGTGCCGTCATCGTGGCGATGGCCGCCACCGCATGCAGCACCAGCAAGGACTCGAACGCCGGGGGCAAGTCCGGCGGAAACATCACCGTGGTGCTCGGCGAGCCGCAGCACGGCCTGGTGGGTCAGAACACCGCCGAGTCCGAAGGTGCCGAGGTTCTCAACTCGCTCTTCACCGGCCTGGTCAAGTACGACAACAAGACCAACGAGCCGAAGCTCGCGGTCGCCGAGGCGATCGACACCACGGACTCGAAGACCTGGACGATCAAGATCAAGGACGGCTTCACCTTCCACAACGGTGAGAAGGTCGACGCTGCGTCCTTCGTCCGTGCCTGGAACTGGGGCGCCAACCAGGACAACGCGGCCGAGGGCATGCCGTTCTTCTCGAAGATCGAGGGCTCCGACGAGCTCGCGCCGGGCAAGGACAAGAAGCCCACGGCCAAGGAGCTCAAGGGCCTGAAGGTCGTCGACGAGAAGACCTTCACCGTCACCCTGAAGGACCCGTTCTCCCAGTTCAAGACCATGCTGGGCTACAACGCCTTCTACCCGCTGCCCAAGGCGTTCGAGGCCGACCCGAAGAAGTTCGGCGAGGCTCCGATCGGCAACGGCCCGTTCCAGATGGACGGCGCCTGGGAGCACAACAAGCAGATCAAGATCAAGAAGTACGACAAGTACCCGACCGAGGGTCGCGCCAAGCTCGACGGCGTCACCTTCAAGATCTACGACAACCTGGACACGGCGTACAACGACCTGCGCGCCGACACCATCCAGATCGTCGACAAGCTCCCGATCTCGGCGATGGCCACCGTCTCCCAGGAGTTCGGCGACCGCTACATCTACAAGCCCGAGTCCGGCGTCGGCTACATCGGTCTCCCGCTGGAGCAGAACCCCGAGGCGTTCGGCAAGGTGGAGATCCGCAAGGCCATCTCCATGGCCATCGACCGGGACGCCATCGGCAAGACCATCTTCAACGGCACCCGCAAGCCGGCCGACGACTTCATCAGCCCGATCATCCCCGGCTACCGCAAGGGCGCCCTGGGCGAGGCGGGTACGTACAACCCGACCAAGGCCAAGGAGCTGTTCCAGCAGGCCGGCGGCATCCCGGGCAACAAGATCGAGCTCGGTTACAACGCCGACGGCGGCCACAAGGAGTGGATCGAGGCCGTCGGCAACCAGCTGAAGGCGAACCTCGGCATCGAGGTCACCGCCAAGCCGTACGCCAAGTTCGGCGACATGCTGGACGACCTGGGTGCCTCGAAGTACAAGGGCGCCTTCCGCATGGCGTGGTCCATGGACTACCCGGCGGCGGAGAACTACCTCCGTCCGATCTTCTCGAAGGTCGCGATCGAGAACGGCTCCAACTACGGCCACTACCAGAACGACGCGTTCGAGGCGAAGCTCGCCGAGGCCGACAAGGCCACCGACGCCGCGCAGGGCCTGAAGCTGTACCAGGAAGCCGATGACATCATCATCAAGGACCTGCCGTACATCCCGGTCTTCACGTACATGTCTTCTTCGGCCTACTCCAAGACCGTGAAGAACGTCGAGGTCGACGCACAGGGCCGCATGGACCTGGCGAACGTCGAGCTCAACTAA
- a CDS encoding AfsR/SARP family transcriptional regulator: MERERGGLFDYRILGPLEVVCGGEPVAVTAPKERDLLVLLLLRADQVVPAEDLIDGLWGDAPPTTARTTLQNYIKRLRHVLRSAGCDGDVLATRPGGYVLLLEHAVLDLREFDRLTAAAAEAAERGDDAAASARLGAALALWRGDALAGSRAEQLTQVEAPRLDDSRMAAFEQRIEAELRLGRHTAVLVDIESAIARNPLRERLYGQLMLALYRCGRRGEALSAYQRARAKLVGELGLEPGPELHALHRRVLADDPALLDPRPRRTASAGAADGTPVPSRQHALPAQLPASTAVFTGRTDALRRLDMLLPVGGDETSGAVRIGLVTGQAGAGKTSLAVHWGHRRRDRFPDGQLYVNLRGHSAGRPLRPLDALSGFLQAFGVPAQHIPAEESRAAALYRSLCTGKRILVVLDNARSAEHVRPLFPGHSECLVLVTSRDSLAGLVARDAAVPMPLGVLEPAEAEKLLLHMIGEARGRAEREAVAELTAACAYLPLAIGITAADLAVHPDRSIADQVARLAGDTLSALQVPGDEESAVRSILDMSYVTLEQPAARLFRLLGLVPGPDVPLPAAAALAGVALPVASELLARLTRTHLLEEHAPDRYAFHDLLRAYALERCEDEDGPRERAAALERLHDWYLGSVDTAVRMFQPEAVRLPVEHGGRGLAFPDTQDAIAWLDAERANTVALVQRATDPESWRFAWSLADALRPYMMRRAYAADWLAVASAGLAAAEADGNPAGQAAAHRSLSSAYLNRSDYEKSTFHDDRALELYRRTGSAQGQAATHNSLSLALWYGGRLEEALVHSRRGADLCRVTGFRLGEAISVGNLGAILHELGRLAEAEDRLVEARELYQGLSLPTALSITVRNLGAVLHDRGQPRRAVEHLEAAASTQRELALHTDLAFTLFWLATASVQAGDRSAALDHIEQGFELATGELRAESYLHTGRALLSQSLGNHDVALRHFRQAAELARRCDARTPELRALTGLAESSLRLGRHGEAAEHAKTARALATASGYRVFAARSLALLAELDLARGGFERAERRARRVLDIQTEAGHPIGRAEALLVLGHALRQAGDEEGTLRAWAQALEVYESLGAGRRHEVRALMGR; the protein is encoded by the coding sequence ATGGAGCGTGAACGGGGCGGGCTGTTCGACTACCGGATTTTGGGGCCGTTGGAGGTCGTGTGCGGGGGCGAGCCCGTTGCGGTGACCGCTCCCAAGGAGCGTGATCTGCTCGTGCTCCTGCTGCTGCGGGCGGACCAGGTCGTTCCGGCCGAGGATCTGATCGACGGCCTCTGGGGAGACGCGCCTCCGACCACGGCCCGCACCACCCTGCAGAACTACATCAAGCGGCTCCGGCACGTCCTGCGCAGCGCGGGCTGTGACGGGGACGTACTGGCGACCCGGCCCGGGGGCTACGTCCTGTTGCTGGAACACGCCGTGCTGGACCTGCGCGAGTTCGACCGGCTGACCGCCGCCGCGGCCGAGGCGGCGGAGCGGGGGGACGACGCCGCGGCCTCCGCCCGGCTGGGCGCCGCGCTGGCCCTGTGGCGGGGAGACGCTCTGGCGGGCAGCCGTGCGGAGCAGCTGACCCAGGTCGAGGCGCCACGGCTCGACGACTCCCGCATGGCCGCCTTCGAGCAGAGGATCGAGGCGGAGCTCCGCCTCGGCCGGCATACGGCCGTCCTCGTGGACATCGAGTCCGCCATCGCCCGCAACCCGTTGCGCGAGCGGCTGTACGGCCAGCTGATGCTCGCTCTGTACCGCTGCGGACGGCGGGGCGAGGCACTCAGCGCGTACCAGCGTGCGCGGGCGAAACTGGTCGGTGAACTCGGCCTGGAGCCGGGCCCGGAGCTGCACGCGCTCCACCGCCGGGTGCTGGCCGACGACCCCGCGCTCCTCGACCCCCGCCCCCGCCGGACGGCGTCGGCAGGGGCGGCCGACGGGACGCCGGTCCCCTCGCGCCAGCATGCCCTCCCCGCCCAACTGCCCGCTTCCACCGCGGTGTTCACCGGCCGGACCGATGCGCTCCGGCGCCTCGACATGCTGCTGCCGGTCGGTGGGGACGAGACGTCGGGCGCGGTGCGGATCGGTCTGGTCACCGGGCAGGCCGGAGCGGGGAAGACCTCCCTGGCCGTTCACTGGGGCCACCGCAGACGTGACCGGTTCCCGGACGGACAGCTGTACGTGAACCTCCGCGGCCACTCTGCCGGCCGGCCGCTGCGGCCCCTCGACGCGCTCAGCGGATTCCTCCAGGCGTTCGGTGTGCCCGCGCAGCACATCCCCGCCGAGGAGTCCCGGGCGGCCGCCCTCTACCGCTCGCTCTGCACGGGCAAGCGGATCCTCGTCGTCCTGGACAACGCACGCTCCGCCGAGCACGTCCGCCCCCTGTTTCCCGGCCACTCCGAGTGCCTGGTCCTGGTCACCAGCCGGGACTCCCTGGCCGGGCTCGTGGCCCGGGACGCCGCCGTCCCGATGCCGCTGGGCGTCCTGGAGCCCGCCGAGGCGGAAAAGCTCCTCCTCCACATGATCGGAGAAGCGCGCGGCCGCGCGGAACGGGAGGCGGTCGCCGAGCTCACGGCCGCCTGCGCCTACCTGCCCCTCGCGATCGGGATCACGGCGGCCGATCTCGCGGTCCACCCGGACCGCTCCATCGCGGACCAGGTGGCCCGGCTGGCCGGCGACACGCTGTCCGCGCTGCAGGTACCCGGGGACGAGGAGAGTGCCGTCCGATCGATCCTGGACATGTCCTACGTCACACTCGAGCAGCCCGCCGCCAGGCTGTTCCGGCTGCTCGGTCTCGTCCCGGGCCCGGACGTCCCCCTGCCGGCGGCGGCAGCGCTCGCCGGTGTAGCGCTTCCGGTCGCCTCGGAGCTCCTGGCCCGGCTGACCCGTACCCACCTCCTGGAGGAGCACGCGCCGGACCGGTACGCCTTCCACGACCTGCTGCGCGCGTACGCCCTGGAACGGTGCGAGGACGAGGACGGGCCCCGGGAGCGAGCGGCCGCGCTGGAACGGCTGCACGACTGGTACCTCGGCAGCGTCGACACCGCGGTCCGGATGTTCCAGCCGGAGGCCGTCCGGCTGCCGGTGGAGCACGGCGGCCGGGGCCTCGCCTTCCCGGACACCCAGGATGCGATCGCATGGCTGGACGCCGAGCGGGCGAACACCGTGGCCCTCGTGCAGCGGGCCACGGACCCGGAGTCGTGGCGGTTCGCCTGGAGCCTCGCCGACGCACTCCGCCCGTACATGATGCGGCGCGCCTACGCCGCCGACTGGCTCGCCGTGGCCTCGGCCGGGTTGGCCGCCGCGGAGGCGGACGGGAATCCGGCCGGGCAGGCCGCGGCCCACCGGAGTCTGTCGAGTGCCTACCTGAACCGGAGCGACTACGAGAAGAGCACGTTCCACGACGACCGGGCTCTGGAGCTGTACCGCAGGACGGGCTCGGCGCAGGGACAGGCGGCGACCCACAACAGCCTGAGCCTTGCGCTCTGGTACGGGGGCCGGCTGGAGGAGGCGCTGGTCCACAGCCGGCGCGGGGCGGACCTGTGCCGCGTGACCGGCTTCCGGCTGGGCGAGGCGATCTCGGTGGGCAACCTGGGGGCGATCCTGCACGAGCTGGGCCGCCTCGCCGAGGCCGAGGACCGGCTCGTGGAGGCCCGTGAGCTCTACCAGGGGCTCTCCCTCCCCACGGCCCTCTCCATCACGGTGCGCAATCTGGGGGCCGTACTGCACGATCGGGGACAGCCCCGGCGGGCGGTCGAGCACCTGGAAGCGGCGGCGAGCACGCAGCGGGAGCTGGCTCTGCACACCGATCTGGCGTTCACCCTTTTCTGGCTGGCGACGGCATCGGTGCAGGCCGGAGACCGGTCGGCCGCCCTGGACCACATCGAGCAGGGGTTCGAACTGGCGACGGGGGAGCTGCGCGCCGAGTCGTACCTGCACACGGGCCGGGCCCTGCTCTCGCAAAGCCTGGGCAATCACGACGTCGCCCTGCGGCATTTCCGGCAGGCGGCCGAGCTGGCCCGCCGGTGCGATGCCCGCACGCCGGAGCTGCGGGCCCTGACGGGGCTGGCCGAGAGCAGCCTGCGGCTGGGCCGGCACGGCGAGGCCGCGGAGCACGCGAAGACCGCCCGGGCCCTGGCCACCGCGAGCGGGTACCGCGTCTTCGCGGCGCGGTCCCTCGCACTGCTGGCGGAACTGGACCTGGCGCGGGGCGGGTTCGAGCGGGCCGAGCGCCGTGCGCGCCGGGTGCTCGACATCCAGACGGAGGCGGGGCACCCGATCGGGCGGGCCGAGGCCCTGCTGGTCCTCGGCCATGCCCTGCGGCAGGCAGGCGACGAGGAGGGGACCCTCCGGGCCTGGGCGCAGGCCCTGGAGGTGTACGAGTCCCTCGGCGCGGGCCGCCGGCACGAGGTCCGGGCCCTGATGGGCCGTTGA
- a CDS encoding response regulator, giving the protein MTKSAPGPVPLRVALVERHPLLRAGIRLALDGAAGIEVVAETGEAGQVLSLVRSSAPDVLLMDLDLPGSSSLETCRTLVTESDRTRLLGMTGRGDDEQLLKSALRAGVRGYVAKDAGSHDVRDAVHMVANGFMVASAAAARLFAGLLDPPARDADRDPLPALTRREREILDLVARGYDNPRIARALTVADKTVRNHVSAIFAKIGANGRSQAIVFARDAGFGQTR; this is encoded by the coding sequence ATGACCAAGTCTGCGCCCGGCCCCGTACCCCTTCGTGTCGCACTCGTGGAGCGCCATCCGCTCCTGCGGGCCGGCATCCGTCTCGCGCTCGACGGCGCGGCAGGCATCGAGGTCGTCGCCGAGACGGGAGAGGCCGGCCAGGTCCTGTCCCTCGTCAGGTCCTCGGCGCCCGACGTGCTCCTCATGGACCTGGACCTGCCGGGCTCCTCCTCCCTCGAGACCTGCCGGACCCTGGTCACGGAGTCGGACCGCACGCGGCTCCTGGGGATGACCGGCCGCGGGGACGACGAGCAGCTGCTGAAGTCGGCGCTGCGGGCAGGTGTCCGGGGGTACGTGGCCAAGGACGCCGGATCGCATGACGTACGCGACGCCGTGCACATGGTGGCCAACGGGTTCATGGTCGCGAGCGCGGCCGCCGCCCGCCTGTTCGCCGGCCTGCTCGACCCCCCAGCCCGCGACGCGGACCGCGATCCGCTGCCCGCGCTCACCCGGCGGGAGCGCGAGATCCTCGACCTGGTGGCGCGGGGCTACGACAACCCCCGGATCGCCCGGGCCCTGACCGTCGCCGACAAGACGGTGCGCAACCACGTCTCGGCCATCTTCGCGAAGATCGGCGCGAACGGCCGCTCCCAGGCGATCGTGTTCGCACGGGACGCCGGGTTCGGCCAGACCCGCTAG
- a CDS encoding PqqD family protein — translation MARFVLGLRLLAQRDARHPEALQRLSLLSREQLLPLLGDPVLRNAFEDDMVKLENGYSGALGLGELAARLPLDPEGLGPCERMATPHVRPWPEHGPAWLWTEMNPAGRVPEDLSARLRRLYDGSIEGGPSADPVIPTPEMCRRLTRGADLLTRLLPQVGPSVLRHVSVVGFTRGESADGPLQSLSGGDPLPSAILMAPERLADPWTAAETLLHEGVHLKLFDALRSGALLRDADLSVPIPWRHTSWRVVRVLVALHFYVHMLVFQEAARQADDTIRAEFGDPPAAEVVDEVSPGTEADRNGTYGTSLERARYLAGYILGLPGDRLTPDGHRFMRWLLEVLELVHEDSGISPPAGVAGEVPARSPAVAQDAVVRRSARAMARPLPERGELLVVNTDTAAMHWLNARSWLIYSLCDGSDVRSVTAEYGNRSGVDADAARAHVEACLAQLTAVGILQ, via the coding sequence ATGGCCCGCTTCGTCCTCGGCCTCCGGCTGCTGGCGCAGCGCGACGCCCGCCACCCGGAGGCGTTGCAGCGGCTCTCCCTGCTGAGCCGCGAGCAGCTCCTCCCGCTGCTCGGCGACCCGGTCCTGCGCAACGCGTTCGAGGACGACATGGTCAAGCTGGAGAACGGCTACTCCGGCGCCCTCGGCCTGGGCGAACTGGCCGCCCGCCTGCCGCTCGACCCGGAGGGCCTGGGACCGTGCGAGCGGATGGCCACCCCGCACGTCAGGCCGTGGCCGGAGCACGGGCCCGCCTGGCTGTGGACCGAGATGAACCCGGCCGGCCGGGTGCCGGAAGACCTGTCGGCCCGGCTGCGCCGGCTCTACGACGGCAGCATCGAAGGCGGCCCGAGCGCAGATCCGGTCATACCGACCCCGGAGATGTGCCGGCGGCTGACCCGGGGAGCCGACCTGCTCACGCGGCTGCTCCCGCAGGTCGGGCCCAGCGTGCTGCGGCACGTCTCCGTCGTCGGCTTCACCCGCGGCGAGTCGGCCGACGGCCCGCTGCAGTCGCTCTCGGGCGGCGACCCCCTCCCGTCGGCCATCCTGATGGCCCCGGAGCGGCTGGCCGACCCGTGGACCGCCGCCGAGACCCTGCTGCACGAGGGCGTCCACCTCAAGCTCTTCGACGCGCTGCGCTCGGGCGCGCTCCTGCGGGACGCGGACCTGTCGGTGCCGATCCCGTGGCGTCACACGTCGTGGCGCGTCGTACGGGTGCTCGTCGCGCTCCACTTCTACGTCCACATGCTGGTGTTCCAGGAGGCCGCCCGGCAGGCGGACGACACGATCCGGGCGGAGTTCGGCGATCCGCCCGCCGCGGAGGTCGTCGACGAGGTGAGCCCGGGCACGGAGGCGGACCGGAACGGCACCTACGGGACGAGCCTGGAACGCGCCCGCTACCTCGCCGGATACATCCTCGGCCTTCCCGGGGACCGCCTGACGCCCGACGGCCACCGGTTCATGCGCTGGCTCCTCGAGGTGCTGGAGCTGGTCCACGAGGACTCCGGGATCTCGCCCCCCGCGGGGGTGGCGGGCGAGGTCCCGGCCCGGTCGCCGGCGGTGGCGCAGGACGCAGTGGTACGCCGTAGTGCCCGCGCGATGGCCCGGCCGCTGCCCGAGCGGGGCGAGCTGCTCGTGGTGAACACGGACACGGCTGCGATGCACTGGCTCAACGCCCGCTCCTGGCTGATCTATTCGCTGTGCGACGGCAGCGACGTGCGATCCGTGACGGCGGAGTACGGGAACAGGTCGGGGGTCGACGCCGACGCGGCGCGCGCCCATGTCGAGGCCTGCCTTGCGCAGTTGACGGCGGTGGGCATCTTGCAGTGA
- the typA gene encoding translational GTPase TypA yields the protein MPTRHDIRNVAIVAHVDHGKTTIVDAMLKQAGAFAAHQHLDDRMMDSNDLEREKGITILAKNTAVKYHPKDGGAPITINIIDTPGHADFGGEVERGLSMVDAVVLLVDASEGPLPQTRFVLRKALQANMPVILCINKTDRPDSRIDEVVNDTYDLFLDLDATEDQIEFPIVYACGRDGVASLTKPEDGTVPADSDSLEPFFSTILEHVPAPVYDEEAPLQAHVTNLDADNFLGRIALLRVEQGELRKGQTVAWIKRDGTMSNVRITELMMTEALTRKPAEVAGPGDICAVAGIPDIMIGETLADPENPIALPLISVDEPAISMTIGTNTSPMVGRGGSGKGADAKSAVKDRKVTARQVKDRLDRELVGNVSLRVLDTERPDAWEVQGRGELALAILVEQMRREGFELTIGKPQVVTQEIDGKVHEPVERMTVDVPEEHMGAVTQLMGVRKGRMDNMSNHGSGWVRMEFVVPSRGLIGFRTEFLTNTRGTGIAHSIHEGHEPWFGTLTTRNNGSLVADRSGSVTPFAMINLQERGVLFTDPGTEVYEGMIVGENSRSDDMDVNITKEKKLTNMRAASADNTENVVPPRKLSLEQSLEFCRDDECVEVTPEAVRIRKVVLDQKERSRTASRAKSGK from the coding sequence GTGCCCACGCGCCACGACATCCGTAACGTCGCCATCGTCGCCCACGTCGACCATGGCAAGACGACCATCGTCGATGCCATGCTCAAGCAGGCCGGTGCCTTCGCCGCCCACCAGCACCTCGACGACCGCATGATGGACTCGAACGACCTGGAGCGTGAGAAGGGCATCACGATCCTCGCCAAGAACACGGCGGTGAAGTATCACCCCAAGGACGGCGGGGCCCCGATCACGATCAACATCATCGACACCCCCGGCCACGCCGACTTCGGTGGTGAGGTCGAGCGCGGTCTGTCGATGGTGGACGCCGTCGTTCTGCTGGTGGACGCCTCCGAGGGTCCGCTGCCCCAGACCCGCTTCGTCCTGCGCAAGGCCCTGCAGGCGAACATGCCGGTCATCCTCTGCATCAACAAGACGGACCGCCCGGACTCCCGGATCGACGAGGTCGTCAACGACACGTACGACCTCTTCCTGGACCTGGACGCCACCGAGGACCAGATCGAGTTCCCGATCGTCTACGCCTGCGGCCGTGACGGCGTCGCCTCGCTGACCAAGCCCGAGGACGGCACCGTCCCCGCGGACAGCGACAGCCTGGAGCCGTTCTTCTCCACCATCCTCGAGCACGTCCCCGCCCCGGTGTACGACGAGGAGGCCCCCCTCCAGGCCCACGTCACCAACCTGGACGCCGACAACTTCCTCGGCCGCATCGCGCTGCTCCGCGTCGAGCAGGGCGAGCTGCGCAAGGGCCAGACCGTCGCGTGGATCAAGCGTGACGGCACCATGTCGAACGTCCGCATCACCGAGCTGATGATGACCGAGGCGCTCACCCGCAAGCCGGCCGAGGTGGCGGGCCCCGGTGACATCTGCGCCGTCGCCGGTATCCCCGACATCATGATCGGCGAGACCCTGGCCGACCCGGAGAACCCGATCGCGCTCCCGCTGATCTCGGTCGACGAGCCGGCGATCTCGATGACCATCGGCACGAACACCTCCCCGATGGTCGGCCGCGGCGGCAGCGGCAAGGGCGCGGACGCCAAGTCCGCGGTCAAGGACCGCAAGGTCACCGCCCGCCAGGTCAAGGACCGTCTGGACCGGGAGCTCGTCGGCAACGTCTCGCTCCGCGTCCTCGACACCGAGCGCCCGGACGCCTGGGAGGTCCAGGGCCGTGGTGAGCTCGCGCTCGCCATCCTGGTCGAGCAGATGCGCCGCGAGGGCTTCGAGCTGACCATCGGCAAGCCGCAGGTCGTCACGCAGGAGATCGACGGCAAGGTCCACGAGCCGGTCGAGCGCATGACGGTCGACGTCCCCGAGGAGCACATGGGCGCGGTCACGCAGCTCATGGGCGTCCGCAAGGGCCGCATGGACAACATGTCGAACCACGGCTCCGGCTGGGTCCGCATGGAGTTCGTCGTCCCGTCGCGCGGCCTCATCGGCTTCCGCACGGAGTTCCTGACCAACACCCGCGGTACGGGTATCGCCCACTCGATCCACGAGGGCCACGAGCCGTGGTTCGGCACGCTGACCACCCGTAACAACGGTTCGCTGGTCGCGGACCGCTCCGGTTCGGTCACGCCGTTCGCCATGATCAACCTGCAGGAGCGCGGCGTCCTGTTCACCGACCCCGGCACCGAGGTGTACGAGGGCATGATCGTCGGCGAGAACTCGCGCTCCGACGACATGGACGTGAACATCACCAAGGAGAAGAAGCTCACCAACATGCGTGCGGCTTCCGCGGACAACACGGAGAACGTGGTGCCGCCGCGCAAGCTCTCCCTGGAGCAGTCCCTGGAGTTCTGCCGCGACGACGAGTGCGTCGAGGTGACCCCGGAGGCCGTCCGCATCCGCAAGGTCGTCCTGGACCAGAAGGAGCGCTCGCGCACCGCGTCGCGCGCCAAGTCCGGCAAGTAA